A window from Vigna angularis cultivar LongXiaoDou No.4 chromosome 7, ASM1680809v1, whole genome shotgun sequence encodes these proteins:
- the LOC108338285 gene encoding stearoyl-[acyl-carrier-protein] 9-desaturase 6, chloroplastic codes for MQIPPCNSITTQTLVPRAYTTSSCHRHLLPPPKAAVSAVCTASLKARRTHSMPPEKMEVFKSLEGWASEWVLPLLKPVEQCWQPQNLVPDSSLPFEEFSEEVKALRERTKELPDEYFVVLVGDMVTEDALPTYQTMINNLDGVKDDCGTSPSPWAVWTRAWTAEENRHGDLLRTYLYLSGRVDMAKVEKTVHYLIGAGMDPGTENNPYLGFVYTSFQERATFVAHGNTARLAKEGGDPVLARICGTIAADEKRHENAYSRIVEKLLEVDPSGAMLAIGNMMEKKITMPAHLMYDGDDPKLFEHYSAVAQRMGVYTANDYADILEFLVGRWRLEKLEGLTGEGKRAQDYVCGLAPRIRKLQERADERARKMKAQSVKFSWVFNRELLL; via the exons ATGCAGATACCACCCTGCAACTCCATCACCACTCAAACACTTGTTCCACGGGCTTATACAACAAGCTCATGCCACCGCCACCTCTTGCCACCGCCCAAAGCCGCCGTCTCCGCCGTCTGCACGGCGTCGCTGAAGGCTCGGAGGACCCACTCAATGCCTCCGGAGAAAATGGAGGTTTTCAAGTCGTTGGAGGGCTGGGCCTCGGAGTGGGTCCTGCCACTGCTAAAGCCCGTGGAGCAATGCTGGCAGCCTCAGAACTTGGTCCCTGACTCATCACTGCCGTTCGAAGAGTTCAGCGAGGAGGTTAAAGCCCTTCGCGAACGCACCAAGGAGCTCCCCGACGAGTACTTCGTAGTGTTGGTGGGTGACATGGTCACCGAAGACGCGCTTCCCACTTATCAGACCATGATCAACAACCTCGACGGCGTGAAAGACGACTGTGGAACCAGTCCAAGCCCGTGGGCCGTGTGGACCCGGGCCTGGACCGCAGAAGAAAACCGACACGGAGATTTGCTCAGAACTTATTTGTACCTCTCCGGTCGCGTTGACATGGCTAAGGTTGAGAAAACTGTCCATTACCTCATCGGAGCTGGGAtg GACCCTGGAACAGAGAACAATCCTTATTTAGGGTTTGTGTACACTTCGTTCCAAGAGCGAGCAACTTTCGTGGCGCATGGGAACACTGCTCGGCTTGCGAAGGAAGGGGGTGATCCAGTGCTTGCGCGCATATGTGGAACCATTGCTGCGGATGAGAAGCGCCATGAGAATGCATATTCAAGGATTGTGGAGAAGCTTCTAGAAGTTGATCCCAGTGGAGCGATGCTTGCAATAGGAAACATGATGGAGAAGAAGATCACAATGCCGGCACATCTTATGTACGATGGGGACGACCCTAAGCTATTCGAGCATTACTCTGCAGTGGCCCAGCGAATGGGCGTGTACACAGCCAATGATTATGCAGATATCTTGGAGTTTCTGGTTGGACGGTGGAGATTGGAGAAGCTTGAAGGTTTGACGGGGGAAGGAAAGCGGGCACAGGATTACGTGTGCGGGTTAGCGCCTAGGATTAGGAAGTTGCAAGAACGCGCTGATGAGCGAGCGCGTAAGATGAAGGCGCAGAGTGTGAAGTTCAGTTGGGTGTTCAATAGGGAACTGCTTTTGTGA
- the LOC108337985 gene encoding transcriptional corepressor SEUSS, producing MVPPGPPTPLGAQSVPSLLRSNSGMLGGQGGPVPSQTSFPSLVAQRNQFNNMNMIGNMSNVTSLLNQSFPNGIPNSGLAGHGNSQRGGGVDVGAESDPLSGVGSGINFGNTLQSNLGNPGSSGQGQSQQFSNASGNQMMSDQQHSQQLELQSFQHSQPSMQQFSAPLNAQQQQQHFQSIRGGMGGVGSVKLEPQVNNDQFGQQQQHLPSRNLAQVKLEPQQLQTMRNMAAVKMEPQHTDQQFLHQQQQQQQQQQQQLLHMSRQSSQAAAAHMNHLLQQQRLLQYQQHQQQQQQQQQLLKAMPQQRPHLPQQFQQQNMRSPVKPPYEPGMCARRLTHYMYQQQHRPEDNNIEFWRKFVAEYFAPNAKKKWCVSMYGSGRQTTGVFPQDVWHCEICNRKPGRGFEATAEVLPRLFKIKYESGTLEELLYVDMPREYHNSSGQIVLDYAKAIQESVFEQLRVVRDGQLRIVFSPDLKICSWEFCARRHEELIPRRLLIPQISQLGAVAQKYQAITQNATPNLSVPELQSNCNMFVASARQLAKALEVPLVNDLGYTKRYVRCLQISEVVNSMKDLIDYSRETRTGPMDSLAKFPRRTNGSSGLHSQAQQSEDHLQQQSQPQQPLPHMVPHTSNGDQNSVQTAAMQITSTNGVTNVNNSVNAASASTTTSTIVGLLHQNSVNSRQNSMNNASSPYGGSSVQIPSPGSSGNVPQAQPNASPFQSPTPSSSNNPQTSHPALTSGNHMGAANSPANIPLQQQQSSLPAEADTTDAQSSVQKIIHEMMMSSQMNGPGGMAGSLGNDMKNVNGILQGSNNSGLNNNGGLVGNGAVNSNSGVGVGGYGTMCLGPSGMSNGMRPVMGHNSIMNGRGGLASLAREQVMNQQDLSTQLLSGLGAVNGFNNLQFDWKPSP from the exons ATGGTTCCTCCTGGCCCCCCTACGCCTCTTGGTGCCCAGTCTGTGCCGTCACTTTTGAGATCGAATTCCGGAATGTTGGGGGGTCAAGGTGGCCCTGTGCCTTCACAAACTTCGTTCCCTTCGCTGGTTGCGCAGCGAAACCAGTTTAACAACATGAACATGATAGGTAATATGTCTAATGTAACTTCCTTATTGAATCAGTCTTTTCCGAATGGAATTCCGAATTCTGGACTAGCTGGCCATGGGAACAGCCAGCGCGGTGGAGGGGTTGATGTTGGGGCGGAATCGGATCCGCTGTCTGGTGTTGGCAGTGGAATCAATTTTGGCAATACTTTGCAATCGAATTTGGGTAACCCGGGTTCATCTGGTCAAGGTCAGAGTCAACAATTTTCAAATGCTTCTGGTAATCAGATGATGTCAGATCAACAGCATTCCCAGCAACTCGAACTTCAGAGTTTTCAGCATAGTCAACCATCAATGCAACAGTTCTCTGCTCCTCTGAACGCTCAGCAGCAACAACAGCATTTTCAGTCAATTCGTGGTGGAATGGGTGGTGTTGGATCGGTTAAGTTGGAGCCACAGGTAAACAACGACCAGTTTGGGCAGCAGCAGCAGCATTTGCCTTCAAGGAATCTTGCTCAGGTGAAGTTGGAACCTCAACAGCTTCAAACAATGAGAAACATGGCAGCAGTAAAAATGGAGCCTCAACATACTGATCAGCAGTTTTTGCATCAGCAGCAACAACAGCAGcaacagcagcaacaacaacttCTCCACATGTCAAGGCAATCCTCTCAGGCTGCTGCTGCTCACATGAATCATCTTTTACAGCAGCAGAGACTTTTGCAATATCAACAACATCAGCagcagcaacagcaacaacaacaactcttGAAGGCAATGCCTCAACAACGACCCCATCTACCACAGCAGTTTCAACAGCAGAATATGCGGTCTCCTGTGAAGCCACCTTATGAACCTGGAATGTGTGCTAGGCGGCTGACCCATTACATGTATCAGCAACAGCATAGACCTGAA GATAATAACATTGAATTCTGGAGGAAATTTGTTGCTGAGTATTTTGCTCCGAATGCCAAAAAGAAGTGGTGTGTTTCCATGTATGGAAGTGGCAGACAAACTACTGGAGTTTTCCCTCAG gATGTATGGCACTGTGAAATATGTAATCGCAAACCTGGCCGTGGGTTTG AAGCGACTGCAGAGGTTCTGCCTAGGcttttcaaaataaagtatGAAAGTGGTACTCTGGAAGAGCTCCTTTATGTTGACATGCCTCGAGAATACCATAATTCCTCTGGACAGATTGTCCTAGATTATGCAAAAGCAATACAAGAAAGTGTTTTTGAGCAACTTCGTGTTGTTCGTGATGGTCAGCTTCGAATAGTTTTTTCTCCAGACCTGAAG ATATGCTCTTGGGAATTTTGTGCTCGGCGACATGAAGAGCTCATTCCTAGAAGACTGTTAATACCTCAg ATTAGTCAGCTTGGAGCAGTTGCTCAAAAATACCAGGCAATTACTCAAAATGCGACACCCAATTTATCGGTTCCAGAGTTACAAAGTAATTGCAATAT GTTTGTTGCATCAGCCCGTCAGTTGGCAAAAGCTTTGGAAGTTCCATTGGTCAATGATCTAGGATATACAAAGAGATATGTGCGGTGCCTTCAG ATATCAGAAGTGGTAAATAGTATGAAAGACCTGATAGATTATAGCAGAGAAACACGAACTGGACCCATGG ACAGCTTAGCAAAATTTCCTCGTAGAACAAACGGTTCATCTGGACTTCATAGTCAGGCACAACAGTCTGAAGATCATTTACAGCAGCAGTCACAGCCTCAGCAGCCACTCCCGCATATGGTTCCCCATACTTCAAATGGTGATCAAAATTCTGTGCAAACTGCTGCGATGCAGATTACTTCCACCAATGGTGTGACAAATGTAAATAATTCTGTCAATGCAGCATCTGCATCAACCACCACAAGCACCATTGTTGGACTTCTCCACCAGAATTCTGTGAATTCTAGACAAAATTCAATGAACAATGCAAGCAGTCCTTATGGGGGTAGTTCGGTTCAAATTCCATCCCCAGGTTCGTCTGGTAATGTTCCACAAGCGCAGCCAAATGCCTCCCCTTTTCAATCACCCACACCATCCTCATCTAACAATCCACAAACATCTCATCCGGCATTAACTTCTGGAAACCACATGGGTGCGGCAAATTCACCTGCCAATATTCCCTTGCAACAACAACAGAGTTCTCTCCCTGCTGAAGCTGACACGACGGATGCCCAGAGCTCAGTCCAGAAAATCATTCATGAAATGATGATGTCCTCCCAGATGAACGGCCCAGGTGGAATGGCTGGTTCTCTTGGAAACGACATGAAAAATGTAAACGGGATTCTACAAGGGAGTAACAATTCAGGGCTCAACAATAACGGTGGCCTTGTGGGTAATGGGGCTGTGAACAGTAATTCAGGTGTTGGGGTTGGTGGTTATGGCACAATGTGTCTTGGTCCATCGGGTATGAGCAATGGAATGAGACCTGTAATGGGACATAATTCCATAATGAATGGAAGGGGAGGACTGGCATCTCTTGCTCGCGAGCAAGTTATGAATCAGCAAGATTTGTCAACCCAACTACTTAGTGGGCTAGGAGCAGTAAATGGCTTTAATAATCTTCAATTTGATTGGAAACCATCTCCATGA
- the LOC108338286 gene encoding alcohol dehydrogenase 1 — translation MSSTVGQTIKCKAAIAWEAGKPLVIEEVEVAPPQAGEVRLKILYTSLCHTDVYFWEAKGQTPLFPRIFGHEASGVVESVGEGVTHLQPGDHALPVFTGECGECVHCKSEESNMCELLRINTDRGVMINDGKSRFSKDGKPIHHFLGTSTFSEYTVLHAGCVAKINPAAPLDKVCVLSCGICTGLGATVNVAKPKPGSSVAIFGLGAVGLAAAEGARISGAKRIIGIDLVSDRFEEAKKFGVNEFVNPKDHDKPIQQVIAEMTNGGVDRAVECTGSIQAMVSAFECVHDGWGVAVLVGVPSKDDAFKTAPINFLNERTLKGTFYGNYKPRTDLPGVVEKYLSGELEVDKFITHSVSFSEINKAFEYMLKGQSIRCLIRMQD, via the exons ATGTCTTCAACCGTTGGCCAGACGATCAAGTGCAAAG CTGCCATTGCATGGGAGGCAGGGAAGCCACTGGTGATCGAAGAAGTAGAGGTGGCGCCACCCCAAGCCGGGGAAGTCCGTTTGAAGATCCTCTACACCTCCCTTTGCCACACTGATGTTTACTTTTGGGAAGCCAAG GGCCAGACTCCATTGTTTCCTCGTATTTTTGGCCATGAAGCTTCAGG TGTTGTTGAGAGCGTTGGCGAGGGTGTCACTCATTTGCAACCAGGAGACCATGCCCTCCCTGTGTTCACAGGAGAGTGTGGGGAATGCGTACATTGTAAATCAGAAGAAAGCAACATGTGTGAGCTCCTCCGGATCAACACCGATAGGGGTGTAATGATCAATGATGGTAAATCAAGGTTCTCTAAGGATGGAAAACCCATACACCATTTCTTGGGAACCTCCACATTCAGTGAATACACAGTTCTCCATGCAGGATGTGTTGCAAAGATCAACCCAGCTGCTCCACTTGACAAAGTTTGTGTTCTCAGTTGTGGAATTTGCACAG GTCTTGGTGCTACTGTTAATGTTGCAAAACCAAAACCTGGTTCCTCTGTTGCCATTTTCGGACTTGGAGCCGTTGGCCTTGCG GCTGCAGAAGGGGCTAGGATTTCCGGTGCTAAAAGAATCATTGGAATTGATTTAGTTTCAGATAGATTTGAAGAAG CTAAGAAGTTTGGTGTTAACGAGTTTGTGAATCCAAAGGATCATGATAAACCTATTCAACAG GTAATTGCTGAAATGACCAATGGAGGTGTGGACCGGGCTGTTGAATGTACTGGCAGCATCCAGGCCATGGTTTCTGCATTTGAATGTGTCCATGAT GGTTGGGGTGTTGCTGTACTTGTTGGTGTGCCTAGTAAAGATGATGCATTCAAAACTGCTCCTATTAATTTCCTGAATGAGAGGACTCTTAAAGGAACCTTTTATGGTAACTACAAACCACGCACTGACCTTCCTGGTGTTGTGGAGAAGTACCTGAGCGGG GAGCTAGAAGTAGATAAGTTCATCACTCACTCAGTTTCCTTCTCAGAGATCAACAAAGCCTTTGAATACATGCTGAAAGGACAGTCCATTAGGTGTCTTATTCGCATGCAAGACTGA